Proteins encoded together in one Fimbriiglobus ruber window:
- a CDS encoding RHS repeat domain-containing protein, which translates to MEYNTDGRMTSRTDPSGVTLTFHYDGDGRATLVTDSLGATEATGYDAVGIGTAYGSGQN; encoded by the coding sequence ATGGAGTACAACACGGACGGGCGGATGACGTCGCGGACCGACCCGAGCGGGGTGACGCTCACGTTCCACTACGACGGCGATGGCCGCGCCACCCTGGTGACCGATTCCCTCGGGGCGACCGAGGCGACCGGGTACGACGCGGTCGGGATCGGGACTGCTTACGGGTCGGGTCAGAACTGA
- a CDS encoding 7-cyano-7-deazaguanine synthase yields the protein MYRDLPDRFLDLLDIAAYVYSADQATRRRGSRVDEFEPNWRRDFTFHVPVRDPDFWMTRSTVSTLSSALSFASDDDYRFKFVSLRKEQPLQPSLDFDSTMYDGLVEEVVMFSGGLDSLAGAVQESVLGRRRVLLVNHRSTPKVSNRYKDLLAGLKRHAGDASPLNIYVRVNKDSDLGNEYTQRTRSFLFAAIGSLFAAMIGLDRLRFYENGVVSLNLPMSAQVVGARASRTTHPRVLSEYSEILSAVAGRPFRIENPFLWRTKTDMVRLVAQAGCAELIRLSSSCAHTWAQTIEHPHCGDCSQCIDRRFAVLAAGQEEHDPRMGYGVDLLTGQRSDGVSRGLLSAYLETANQVGRMSPTQFFGKFGEAARVFRHIDGRADVAANNIYDLYQRHARDVNAVVDHAIADNATAIRQRELPPSCLVRLVSDSGERPDRLDNPSATAFDPRPPFEVTDYTFRKWDSVWLLRFAGGSNIVLRPSIGAAYLNILLSRPNSPISAVDLFCKVSRRSQDFAIESKGKRADGDAVAAYMARLSELKADREKATKDNDTVVLEELDKEYQEIEKEIRRVVTPKGRIRREVGISEKIRKSVGIAIRRAVADIRRYVGTEAADHIKSRIRGGQRVMYTATQGIEWQT from the coding sequence ATGTACCGAGACTTACCCGATCGCTTCCTCGACCTCCTCGACATCGCGGCGTACGTCTACTCTGCCGACCAAGCCACACGGCGGAGGGGCAGCCGCGTCGACGAGTTTGAGCCGAACTGGCGACGTGACTTCACCTTTCACGTCCCGGTCCGAGACCCCGACTTTTGGATGACGAGGTCAACCGTTTCGACACTTTCGTCCGCGTTGAGTTTCGCATCGGACGACGACTACCGGTTCAAATTCGTTTCGCTCCGGAAAGAGCAACCACTTCAACCGAGTTTGGATTTTGATTCCACCATGTACGACGGTCTGGTGGAAGAAGTGGTGATGTTTTCGGGGGGACTCGATTCGCTCGCCGGGGCCGTCCAGGAAAGCGTCCTCGGACGACGAAGGGTATTGCTCGTCAACCACCGATCCACCCCCAAGGTGTCGAACCGGTATAAGGATTTGTTGGCGGGTCTAAAGAGGCACGCCGGAGACGCCAGTCCGCTGAACATTTATGTGCGGGTGAACAAGGATTCGGATCTCGGAAACGAGTACACCCAGCGAACGCGTTCGTTCTTGTTCGCGGCGATCGGCTCCCTCTTTGCCGCGATGATCGGGCTGGATCGACTGCGGTTTTACGAGAACGGTGTGGTCAGTCTGAACCTCCCCATGTCGGCCCAGGTCGTCGGCGCCCGGGCTTCGCGAACCACGCACCCCCGCGTTCTGAGCGAGTACTCCGAAATCCTATCCGCAGTCGCGGGGCGCCCCTTCCGGATCGAGAATCCGTTCCTCTGGCGGACCAAAACGGACATGGTTCGGTTGGTCGCGCAAGCCGGCTGTGCCGAGCTGATTCGGCTCTCGTCGAGTTGCGCTCACACCTGGGCCCAGACGATCGAACACCCGCACTGTGGGGACTGTTCTCAGTGCATCGACCGCCGATTTGCGGTCCTGGCCGCCGGCCAAGAAGAACACGATCCACGAATGGGGTACGGCGTCGACCTGCTGACCGGACAGCGATCAGACGGGGTGTCGAGGGGATTACTTTCGGCATACCTGGAAACGGCCAATCAGGTCGGCCGAATGTCGCCGACCCAATTTTTCGGAAAGTTCGGGGAGGCCGCTCGCGTCTTCCGGCACATCGACGGCAGAGCCGATGTCGCGGCAAACAACATCTACGACCTATACCAGCGCCACGCCCGGGATGTGAACGCGGTCGTCGACCATGCGATCGCGGATAATGCAACCGCGATCCGCCAGCGCGAGCTGCCTCCGTCCTGCTTGGTTCGACTGGTCTCGGACTCGGGCGAGCGGCCGGACCGGTTGGACAACCCGTCCGCCACCGCATTCGATCCCCGGCCGCCGTTCGAAGTAACGGACTATACATTCCGGAAATGGGACAGTGTTTGGCTCTTGCGGTTTGCCGGCGGGTCGAACATCGTCCTTCGGCCGAGTATCGGGGCGGCGTATCTGAACATCTTGTTGTCCCGTCCGAACAGCCCCATCTCGGCGGTCGACCTGTTCTGTAAAGTGTCCCGTCGAAGCCAAGATTTCGCAATCGAAAGCAAGGGGAAACGAGCCGATGGCGACGCGGTCGCGGCGTACATGGCGCGACTGTCCGAACTCAAAGCAGATCGGGAAAAGGCGACGAAAGACAACGACACAGTGGTCCTCGAAGAACTGGACAAGGAATACCAAGAAATTGAAAAGGAGATCCGGCGGGTAGTGACGCCCAAAGGCCGGATCCGCCGAGAAGTGGGTATCAGCGAGAAGATCCGCAAGTCAGTCGGTATCGCGATCCGGCGAGCGGTCGCGGACATCCGGAGGTATGTCGGTACTGAGGCTGCCGACCACATCAAATCACGCATTCGCGGCGGGCAACGGGTCATGTACACCGCAACCCAGGGAATCGAATGGCAGACTTGA
- a CDS encoding helix-turn-helix domain-containing protein yields the protein MTHSTLTAPPTGRTPGAPWPIPDAAAFLSISERHLHRLIDSKKVKAVRLGRRRLIPDTEVQRLASNGC from the coding sequence GTGACTCATTCCACCCTGACCGCCCCGCCCACGGGCCGCACGCCCGGGGCACCGTGGCCGATCCCGGACGCCGCCGCGTTCCTGTCGATCTCCGAGCGGCACCTGCACCGGCTGATCGATTCCAAGAAAGTGAAGGCGGTCCGACTCGGCCGCCGGCGGTTGATCCCCGACACCGAGGTCCAGCGACTCGCCAGCAACGGCTGCTGA
- a CDS encoding DUF669 domain-containing protein has product MNTPRKPLADILPGRNGGDDDIFNQFDATEAADDFGPLPKGVYVVLATGGRLDQARTGTRCYKVEFRVIEGEHAGRRLWWDKYLTPAALPYTKRDLSKLGITSREKLEQPLPANRLVCKVTVVVRTDDDGIERNEIRNLELLRVQDAAVDPFAPKTGNDPSRDSSAEFPFGANGEGQT; this is encoded by the coding sequence GTGAATACGCCACGAAAACCCCTCGCCGACATTTTACCCGGCCGGAACGGGGGCGATGACGACATTTTCAACCAGTTCGACGCGACCGAAGCGGCCGACGACTTCGGCCCCCTCCCGAAAGGGGTATACGTCGTCCTGGCCACCGGCGGCCGCCTCGATCAGGCCCGCACCGGGACCCGATGCTACAAGGTCGAGTTCCGGGTGATCGAAGGCGAACACGCCGGCCGGCGGCTCTGGTGGGACAAGTATCTCACTCCGGCCGCCCTGCCGTACACGAAGCGCGACCTGTCGAAGCTCGGCATCACCAGCCGGGAGAAGCTCGAACAGCCGTTGCCCGCGAACCGGCTGGTGTGCAAGGTCACGGTCGTCGTGCGGACGGACGACGACGGGATCGAGCGGAACGAGATCCGGAACCTCGAACTGCTCCGGGTCCAGGACGCCGCGGTCGACCCGTTCGCCCCGAAGACGGGCAACGACCCGTCGCGCGATTCGAGCGCCGAATTCCCGTTCGGGGCCAACGGGGAGGGCCAAACGTGA
- a CDS encoding DNA primase, protein MIRPDSPYGFRVVGPVTEGRRLVDAAAAFSAHCAADPRSEPNAEAYLSAFHYGADFQQLLRERGSPKGFAGPCWSPWLWFDLDRPGDPEAALSDARKLAGFVLDRYRQLDEDDLLVFFSGAKGFHLGLPLAHNPPPSVLFHRTARHLAERLAAGAGVRIDTSVYDRVRCFRAPNSRHPRTGYHKRRVSHSELMNLSVARVTELAREPLPFDIPRIGELISELEADWEDAAAAGRERTVMAGSDHPGRLQRATIDFLHSGAEEGERHPRLFRAAADMAELAAVRGVDALIRAVLTEPALDTGLPPGEVDRQIGCGIDHGRRVATGAGGAA, encoded by the coding sequence GTGATCCGACCCGACTCCCCGTACGGGTTTCGGGTGGTCGGGCCGGTGACCGAGGGGCGGCGGCTGGTCGACGCGGCCGCCGCCTTCTCGGCCCACTGCGCTGCCGACCCCCGATCGGAACCCAACGCCGAAGCGTATCTGTCCGCGTTCCACTATGGTGCCGACTTCCAGCAACTGCTCCGGGAGCGCGGGAGCCCGAAGGGGTTCGCCGGCCCGTGCTGGTCCCCGTGGCTCTGGTTCGACCTCGACCGCCCGGGCGACCCCGAGGCCGCTCTGAGCGACGCCCGCAAGCTCGCCGGGTTCGTCCTCGACCGCTACCGTCAGCTGGACGAGGACGACTTGCTCGTCTTCTTTTCCGGGGCCAAGGGGTTTCACCTCGGGCTCCCGCTCGCCCACAACCCGCCGCCTTCTGTCTTGTTCCACCGAACGGCCCGGCACCTGGCCGAACGGCTCGCGGCCGGGGCCGGGGTGCGAATTGACACGTCCGTTTACGATCGCGTCCGGTGCTTCCGGGCTCCGAACTCCCGCCACCCGCGGACGGGTTACCACAAACGGCGGGTCTCCCACTCTGAGTTGATGAATCTGTCCGTGGCCCGCGTGACGGAACTGGCCCGGGAGCCGCTCCCGTTTGACATCCCGCGGATCGGGGAACTGATTTCTGAACTCGAAGCTGATTGGGAGGACGCCGCGGCCGCCGGGCGCGAGCGAACGGTGATGGCCGGAAGTGACCACCCCGGTCGATTGCAGCGGGCGACGATCGATTTCCTGCATTCCGGCGCCGAAGAGGGCGAGCGGCACCCGCGCCTGTTTCGGGCCGCGGCCGACATGGCCGAACTGGCCGCCGTCCGCGGGGTCGACGCCCTGATCCGCGCCGTGTTAACCGAGCCCGCCCTCGACACCGGACTGCCCCCGGGCGAGGTGGACCGACAGATCGGGTGCGGGATCGACCACGGCCGCCGCGTGGCTACCGGCGCCGGGGGTGCGGCATGA
- a CDS encoding DnaB-like helicase C-terminal domain-containing protein, whose protein sequence is MTAHFVPAADVIAAWQTDVLSGKPPTLYPGGDGDLGRIEIGPGLVTLLGGPPGVGKSAFVMQLVIDALRLTPTLRALVANVEMAPAALLDRQLARLSGVDLQTIRYRKLGAEHADRIAAGLQALVELGTRLAFARPPWTVENVARAGDASGADLIVMDYIQRFTAPGEQSHKKAAVDAVMEYVRGMADCGVAVLVIAAVGRQRDDKGRSGYGGLNLASFRESSELEYGADDAFLLVRDSPDDPTGITLKHVKSRHGESLDIPLRFTGHVQRFDPVGDAPDDGPLAAAVRNIWDQQAGEAEGGNW, encoded by the coding sequence ATGACCGCCCACTTCGTTCCCGCCGCCGACGTGATCGCCGCGTGGCAAACGGATGTCCTCTCGGGCAAGCCCCCGACTCTGTATCCGGGCGGGGACGGCGACCTCGGCCGGATCGAGATCGGCCCGGGGTTGGTGACGCTGCTCGGCGGCCCACCCGGGGTCGGCAAGAGCGCATTCGTCATGCAACTGGTGATCGACGCCCTCCGGCTCACGCCGACACTCCGGGCCCTGGTCGCGAACGTCGAGATGGCACCGGCCGCCCTCCTCGACCGCCAACTGGCGAGGCTGTCCGGGGTCGACCTGCAGACCATCCGTTACCGGAAGCTCGGCGCCGAACACGCGGACCGCATCGCCGCCGGGCTCCAGGCTCTGGTGGAACTCGGCACCCGGCTGGCGTTCGCCCGCCCGCCGTGGACGGTCGAGAACGTCGCGCGGGCAGGCGACGCGTCCGGGGCCGACCTGATCGTGATGGATTACATCCAGCGGTTCACCGCGCCCGGGGAGCAGTCCCACAAGAAGGCGGCCGTCGACGCGGTGATGGAGTACGTCCGCGGGATGGCCGATTGTGGGGTCGCGGTCCTGGTAATCGCGGCTGTCGGCCGGCAGCGGGACGACAAGGGGCGGAGCGGGTACGGCGGCCTGAACCTCGCCAGCTTCCGGGAGTCGAGCGAGTTGGAGTACGGGGCGGACGACGCCTTTCTGCTCGTCCGCGACAGCCCCGACGACCCGACCGGCATTACGCTGAAGCACGTCAAGAGCCGGCACGGGGAATCCCTCGATATCCCCCTTCGGTTCACCGGGCACGTCCAGCGGTTCGACCCGGTCGGCGACGCACCCGACGACGGCCCGCTGGCGGCCGCTGTCCGCAACATCTGGGACCAGCAGGCCGGAGAAGCCGAAGGGGGGAACTGGTGA
- a CDS encoding helix-turn-helix domain-containing protein, with the protein MTATNAPPPTGGLKGAGMLPPVDPVPTARPTTRKNARGRFAEINGFVDESMAKLSRSAVTVWLILWRDTKSDGLARTGQTDLGRRAGVTDRTVRSALAELIGAGLVKIVRKGRLGTGPTTYRVRGVNANRGPPTRK; encoded by the coding sequence GTGACGGCCACGAACGCTCCTCCACCGACTGGCGGGCTCAAGGGTGCCGGAATGCTCCCGCCGGTCGATCCGGTTCCCACCGCTCGTCCGACGACCCGGAAGAATGCGCGGGGGCGATTCGCGGAGATCAATGGGTTCGTCGACGAAAGCATGGCCAAGCTCTCCCGTTCGGCGGTGACCGTCTGGCTCATCCTCTGGCGGGATACGAAGTCCGATGGGCTGGCACGGACCGGCCAAACCGACCTCGGCCGACGGGCTGGGGTCACGGACCGAACGGTCCGATCGGCGCTGGCGGAATTGATTGGCGCCGGGTTGGTCAAGATTGTGCGAAAGGGCCGACTCGGAACAGGTCCGACGACGTATCGGGTGCGGGGAGTCAACGCGAATCGGGGGCCGCCGACCCGCAAGTAA
- a CDS encoding helix-turn-helix domain-containing protein gives MTTHQPITTALRKAILDSGLSYLRIEQETGVQRASIMRFVRGTNSLRLDLADKLAVYFELTLTQAPRRKG, from the coding sequence ATGACGACCCACCAACCGATCACCACAGCGTTGCGAAAAGCGATCCTCGACAGCGGATTGTCGTACCTCCGGATCGAACAAGAGACCGGAGTTCAACGGGCGAGCATCATGCGATTCGTCCGGGGCACAAACTCCCTCCGGCTCGACTTGGCGGACAAGCTGGCCGTGTATTTCGAGCTGACCCTGACTCAGGCACCGAGGCGGAAGGGCTAA
- a CDS encoding tyrosine-type recombinase/integrase has translation MGTVFKKQSTRAVPAEAEIVQKGGKRFARWRMRGKIRTAPLTTGVEGGDRIVTESSTYYAKYRDASGEVLVKPTGCRDRQAAEQLLKKWEREVEQIKSGTLDRKALDVARLAIAPVEEHLAAYERSLIAAEVSDTYRANVLRAVRRVAADCEFATAADFDSTQLENWLVDRVEDGMGARSRNYYRQSVITFANWCIQTSRLAVHDFDRLPKADEKADPRRQRRALTEDEVTRVLAVAVTRPLSDARTVRRGKRKGEASADLRPATVARLEAVGRERALIYKTLLLTGLRRNELRTLTVGQLDLTPKAAFLQLNAGDEKNGEGNVVAIRDDLAADLSHWLANKLDVYQSKENRKPIPTRLPPETPVFTVPTGLRLILDRDLRAAGIPKRDDRGRTIDVHAMRTTFGTLLSRAGVAPRTAQAAMRHSDLKLTMGVYTDPRLLDVRGAVEKLPTLPLPSDRTSPPSGSPLPSEPLGGNPSSVAPAVAPTPFIRGQFGSFCGSQREVLEPEELEKEIAVTSCGDNKNPPVTLGVTRGQRFGPAGFEPTTSCTPSQRLQAQKSQRLTVSRLMNSRLYIDYTDFSRKRGQFPGIPQRNLTVS, from the coding sequence ATGGGCACGGTGTTCAAGAAGCAATCGACGCGAGCGGTTCCGGCCGAGGCGGAGATCGTTCAGAAAGGCGGGAAGCGATTCGCCCGGTGGCGTATGCGGGGAAAGATCCGGACAGCCCCGCTCACTACCGGGGTGGAGGGTGGGGACCGGATCGTGACCGAGTCTTCGACGTACTATGCCAAGTATCGGGACGCTTCGGGAGAAGTCCTGGTCAAGCCGACCGGGTGCCGGGACCGGCAAGCGGCTGAGCAGCTGTTGAAGAAGTGGGAGCGGGAGGTCGAGCAGATCAAGTCCGGCACCCTGGACCGGAAAGCGCTGGACGTCGCTCGCTTGGCGATTGCCCCGGTTGAAGAACACCTCGCCGCTTATGAGCGATCACTAATCGCGGCCGAGGTGTCGGACACTTACCGGGCGAACGTCCTCCGGGCCGTGCGTCGCGTGGCCGCAGATTGCGAGTTCGCCACCGCGGCCGACTTCGACTCGACGCAATTGGAGAACTGGCTGGTCGACCGGGTTGAGGACGGCATGGGTGCCCGCAGCAGGAATTACTACCGACAGTCCGTTATCACGTTTGCGAACTGGTGTATTCAGACCAGCCGTTTGGCGGTCCACGACTTCGACCGTCTCCCGAAAGCGGACGAAAAAGCCGACCCGAGGCGGCAGCGACGCGCCCTGACGGAAGACGAGGTGACGCGCGTCCTCGCCGTCGCCGTCACCCGTCCATTGTCCGATGCACGGACCGTCCGCCGGGGCAAGCGGAAGGGCGAGGCTTCGGCTGATCTGCGGCCCGCAACCGTGGCCCGGTTGGAAGCCGTCGGCCGAGAACGGGCGCTGATTTACAAAACGCTGCTTTTAACCGGTCTACGTCGGAACGAACTCCGGACGTTGACCGTCGGGCAACTCGATCTCACCCCAAAGGCCGCGTTCCTCCAACTGAATGCCGGGGACGAAAAGAACGGTGAAGGGAACGTGGTCGCCATTCGCGACGACCTGGCCGCGGATCTCTCGCACTGGCTGGCGAACAAACTTGACGTGTACCAGTCGAAAGAGAACAGAAAGCCGATCCCGACGCGACTACCGCCGGAGACACCAGTATTTACCGTTCCGACTGGGCTACGATTGATCCTCGATCGGGACTTGCGGGCAGCTGGTATCCCGAAGCGAGACGACCGCGGGAGGACGATCGACGTCCATGCGATGCGGACGACGTTCGGGACATTGCTGAGTCGGGCGGGTGTCGCCCCCCGGACAGCCCAAGCCGCGATGCGGCACAGCGACCTTAAACTGACGATGGGAGTGTACACCGATCCGCGGTTGCTCGACGTACGGGGTGCGGTGGAAAAACTTCCCACATTACCTTTACCGAGCGATCGCACCTCCCCTCCATCAGGGAGTCCGTTACCGTCCGAACCACTCGGGGGCAATCCATCTTCGGTTGCACCAGCGGTTGCACCAACTCCATTCATCCGGGGACAATTCGGGTCATTTTGTGGCAGTCAACGAGAGGTGTTGGAACCTGAAGAGTTGGAAAAGGAAATTGCCGTAACATCATGCGGGGACAACAAAAATCCCCCGGTGACCTTGGGAGTCACCAGGGGACAGCGATTCGGGCCGGCGGGATTTGAACCCACGACCTCTTGCACCCCAAGTCAGCGGTTACAGGCTCAGAAATCACAAAGGCTGACTGTTTCTCGTCTTATGAATTCCAGGCTTTACATAGATTACACTGATTTCAGCCGAAAACGAGGCCAATTTCCAGGTATTCCACAACGTAACCTGACAGTTTCCTGA
- a CDS encoding lysozyme, which translates to MKTSAAGITFIQSFEQLRLQRYLDSAGRPSIGWGHLIVPGEAFQIISPEQAGAIFLQDLSVTERAINQAVEVLLTQNEFDAAASLAFNIGAGNFARSTLVKLLNSGNTALAAQQFLRWDYAGGQVSPGLYGRRVAEKVIFEDGVYTNHA; encoded by the coding sequence ATGAAAACCAGTGCCGCCGGAATTACTTTCATTCAGAGCTTTGAGCAGCTTCGCTTGCAGCGTTACCTCGATTCCGCAGGACGCCCCTCAATCGGATGGGGCCATCTGATCGTGCCCGGCGAGGCATTCCAAATTATTTCTCCCGAACAAGCCGGTGCCATCTTCCTCCAGGACTTGTCCGTGACCGAGCGGGCCATCAATCAAGCGGTTGAAGTCCTGCTGACGCAGAACGAGTTTGACGCAGCCGCGAGCCTCGCGTTCAACATCGGGGCCGGAAATTTCGCCCGCAGCACGCTGGTCAAGTTGCTGAACAGCGGAAACACGGCCCTCGCCGCCCAACAGTTCCTCCGCTGGGACTACGCCGGGGGACAGGTCTCGCCCGGACTCTACGGCCGCCGGGTCGCCGAAAAGGTCATTTTTGAAGACGGGGTCTACACGAATCACGCCTGA